One Mercurialis annua linkage group LG3, ddMerAnnu1.2, whole genome shotgun sequence DNA window includes the following coding sequences:
- the LOC126675427 gene encoding uncharacterized protein LOC126675427 — translation MVIKPPVKWPPRVTEFLKPYILRMHFTNKFVSAQVIHTPTATVACTASSQEKALRPTMENTRDVAAAAKIGKILGERLLLKDIPAVSVFLKREQKYHGKVKAVVDSVRECGVKLL, via the coding sequence ATGGTTATTAAACCACCAGTTAAGTGGCCACCTAGAGTCACAGAGTTTCTAAAACCCTATATCCTCAGAATGCACTTCACAAACAAATTTGTTAGTGCCCAAGTAATTCACACACCAACTGCAACAGTAGCATGTACAGCAAGCTCGCAAGAGAAGGCTCTGCGGCCGACCATGGAAAACACTCGGGATGTAGCAGCTGCAGCCAAAATTGGGAAAATATTGGGAGAGCGCCTGCTGCTCAAGGATATACCCGCCGTCTCTGTTTTCCTCAAGAGAGAACAAAAGTATCATGGCAAGGTGAAAGCTGTGGTCGACTCGGTAAGAGAATGTGGTGTTAAATTGCTTTGA
- the LOC126671495 gene encoding 3-ketoacyl-CoA synthase 7-like, with protein sequence MEGLLMFDQTNFVGTLSIPFPDLKLSLAIVLVAIFIYITFNSKRVFLVDFVCHKAHDSYRVPISTFIEHEEILGKFSSQTLEFQTKVLERSGIGNETYFPNGLHLFPIDQSLNSTIEEVEMVLFTIVQTLFTKHGINPKNIDILITNCSVTCPTPSLASMIINKFGFRSNVKNFNLSGMGCSSGLLSISLAKELLKVHKNSLVLVLSTESMCSNMYHGKEKSMLLANCLFRMGGAAILLSNRSSDRHIAKYELKHLIRTHLGAKDSSYKCVVQQPDDEGFIGVSLSRQILQVAGEGLKVNMAALALLVLPYSELIKYGLSISWKKLWVPAKKRGPHIPNFKKAFDHFCVHAGGKTVVDAIKESLKLKDRDIEGSKMTLFRFGNTSSSSTWYTLAYLEAQGKVKRGEKVWQLALGSGFKCNSAVWKCINMMKADASNVWWDGIDQYPVQIPDVMDH encoded by the coding sequence ATGGAAGGCCTACTCATGTTTGACCAAACCAACTTTGTTGGAACACTCTCAATTCCATTTCCCGATTTGAAACTCTCGTTAGCGATCGTTCTCGTCGCGATTTTCATTTACATTACTTTCAATTCGAAACGCGTTTTTCTCGTTGATTTTGTATGTCACAAAGCGCACGATTCTTATCGAGTTCCGATCTCAACTTTCATAGAACATGAAGAGATTTTAGGCAAATTCAGTAGTCAAACACTTGAGTTCCAAACCAAAGTTCTTGAACGATCAGGTATTGGAAATGAAACTTATTTCCCTAATGGTCTTCATTTATTTCCAATTGATCAGTCATTAAATTCCACTATAGAAGAAGTAGAAATGGTTTTATTCACTATTGTACAAACCCTATTCACCAAACACGGAATCAACCCGAAAAATATTGACATTTTAATCACAAATTGTAGTGTTACATGTCCAACACCTTCTTTAGCATCAATGATCATCAACAAATTTGGATTCAGAAGCAATGTGAAGAATTTTAATCTCTCCGGAATGGGATGTAGCTCGGGTTTATTGTCGATTTCATTAGCTAAGGAGCTTCTAAAAGTTCATAAAAACTCATTAGTTTTAGTCCTAAGCACTGAATCAATGTGTTCAAATATGTACCATGGAAAAGAAAAGTCAATGTTGCTAGCAAATTGCTTGTTCCGAATGGGGGGCGCCGCGATTTTGTTGTCGAATCGGAGTTCGGACCGACATATTGCGAAATACGAGCTGAAACATTTGATTAGAACTCATCTGGGTGCTAAAGATAGTTCTTATAAATGTGTTGTTCAGCAGCCAGATGATGAGGGTTTCATAGGAGTTTCATTATCAAGACAAATTCTTCAAGTAGCTGGTGAAGGGTTAAAAGTCAACATGGCTGCCTTAGCTTTACTGGTTTTACCATATTCCGAGCTAATTAAATACGGCCTTTCAATCTCTTGGAAGAAACTATGGGTACCAGCTAAAAAAAGAGGACCTCATATACCAAATTTCAAGAAAGCCTTTGATCATTTCTGTGTTCATGCAGGGGGCAAAACTGTAGTTGATGCAATAAAAGAGAGTCTAAAGTTGAAAGATAGAGATATTGAGGGATCAAAAATGACTCTTTTCAGATTTGGTAATACTTCATCTTCATCAACTTGGTATACATTGGCTTACCTTGAGGCACAAGGTAAGGTTAAAAGAGGTGAAAAAGTTTGGCAATTGGCTTTGGGGAGTGGATTTAAATGTAATAGTGCTGTGTGGAAGTGTATTAATATGATGAAAGCAGATGCAAGTAATGTTTGGTGGGATGGTATTGATCAGTATCCGGTTCAGATCCCTGATGTTATGGATCACTga